Proteins encoded in a region of the Thunnus maccoyii chromosome 4, fThuMac1.1, whole genome shotgun sequence genome:
- the znf512b gene encoding zinc finger protein 512B isoform X3 yields the protein MESPSGPRLGKLSSSGLPRGRTSKHGHPHEPVRTTAGPENNNKHSPVCDEPAEGKRKGRPKAEVQELRSIPATVTEKLSHGCPYCEAAFATKVRLQKHKLWNHPDRVSMEPKDEQAKLQKTPVKSNTKKRPMENSPPSPVFFKVKKTHEVSTPSQNGELAHQKSERKQHNHSQPSQQIHQSLPVQPQSQQSQSQSTSSDAGGSESEGGSLPPSFPDEDPERMRHRRKQKTPKKFTGEQPSISGTFGLKGMTKVEEKLKAGRAKRSEGSGFTEEPQRRPSSSQTSKKDPATTSSGAVPDTQWQRAISERGEVVCPTCSIVTRKTIHGLKKHMEICQKLQDALKCQQCHKQFRSKAGLNYHTMAEHSTKPSGSEGQTGDEHEERERLRRVLKQMGRIKCPSEGCSAHFSSLMGYQYHQKRCGREFSDDEKPVFLCQHCGKTYRSKAGRDYHVRTEHSPSITTTMTATTTTNNNNKDNITDTNNNTGKERVVSEESPSGGKREQSQPEKKDWQEKAPSSQPMEKEREAREKDREKEKDRERVKEKAVQNEVEVDFERTPSGRVRRRSAQVAVFHLQEIAEDELAKDWGTKRRIKDDLVPDSKRLNYTRPGLPNFSPELLETWKNQVKEKGFICCTNENCEAVYSSVSGLKAHLANCSQGGGELGKYTCLICQKEFSSESGVKYHISKTHSQNWFRAAASQVVSSSKTKVPEDNGIKAEVRNGATTGKKRGRKPKDRPPVVAPLQTKTEAPTTPQNSTPAVTPFSGPTQSPTQIPDPTDSAHSGQNRQPKAARRNKPKRLSLSE from the exons GTCCTGTGTGTGATGAGCCAGCAGAGGGGAAGAGGAAAGGTCGTCCTAAAGCAGAGGTGCAGGAACTGAGAAGCATCCCT GCCACTGTAACCGAGAAGCTGAGTCATGGCTGTCCCTACTGTGAGGCAGCATTTGCCACAAAGGTGCGTCTGCAGAAGCACAAGCTCTGGAACCACCCAGACAGAGTTAGTATGGAGCCCAAGGACGAGCAAGCTAAGCTTCAAAAGACCCCTGTCAAGTCCAACACCAAGAAAAG GCCCATGGAGAACAGTCCCCCCTCTCCGGTGTTCTTCAAAGTGAAAAAGACCCACGAGGTGTCGACGCCCTCTCAGAACGGAGAGCTGGCCCACCAAAAGAGTGAGAGGAAACAGCACAACCACAGCCAGCCTTCACAGCAGATTCACCAATCCCTGCCAGTCCAGCCTCAGTCCCAGCAGTCGCAGTCACAAAGCACGTCGTCTGACGCAGGGGGCAGTGAAAGCGAGGGGGGCAGCCTTCCACCTTCTTTCCCTGACGAAGACCCGGAGCGAATGAGACACA GACGGAAGCAGAAAACGCCCAAGAAATTCACTGGAGAGCAGCCTTCTATCTCTGGAACATTTGGATTGAAAG gtatGACTAAGGTGGAGGAGAAGCTGAAGGCAGGCCGTGCCAAGAGATCGGAGGGGAGTGGGTTCACTGAGGAGCCTCAGAGAAGACCTTCTTCAAGTCAGACCTCCAAGAAAGACCCAGCCACGACCAGCTCTG GTGCTGTTCCTGACACCCAATGGCAGCGAGCAATCTCAGAGCGAGGTGAAGTGGTGTGTCCCACCTGCTCCATCGTCACCAGGAAAACAATCCATGGCCTAAAGAAACACATGGAGATTTGCCAGAAG CTCCAGGATGCCCTGAAGTGCCAGCAGTGCCACAAACAGTTCAGGTCCAAGGCTGGCCTCAACTACCACACCATGGCTGAACACAGCACCAAG CCCTCGGGGAGTGAAGGCCAGACGGGGGACGAgcatgaggagagagagaggctgcgCAGAGTGCTTAAACAGATGGGACGAATCAAGTGTCCTAGTGAG GGCTGTTCAGCCCATTTCTCCAGTCTGATGGGCTACCAGTACCACCAGAAGCGTTGTGGAAGAGAGTTCTCTGATGATGAGAAGCCTGTGTTTCTCTGCCAGCACTGTGGGAAAACCTACCGCTCCAAGGCTGGCAGAGACTACCATGTACGCACTGAACACTCCCCGAGCATCACCACCACCATGacagccaccaccaccaccaacaacaacaacaaggacaATATCACtgacaccaacaacaacactggCAAAGAGAGG GTGGTCTCAGAGGAGTCTCCATCAGGTGGCAAAAGGGAGCAAAGCCAGCCTGAGAAGAAGGACTGGCAAGAGAAAGCACCATCCAGCCAGCCTatggagaaggaaagagaagcCAGGGAGAAGGacagggaaaaagaaaaggacaggGAGCGAGTCAAAGAAAAAGCAGTACAAAACGAGGTGGAGGTGGACTTTGAACGGACCCCCAGCGGTAGAGTGAGGCGCCGGTCAGCTCAGGTGGCAGTGTTCCACCTGCAGGAGATAGCGGAGGATGAGCTGGCCAAAGACTGGGGAACCAAACGCCGCATCAAGGATGACTTGGTGCCTGACAGCAAGAGG TTAAACTACACTCGTCCTGGCCTCCCCAACTTCAGCCCAGAGTTACTAGAAACCTGGAAGAACCAGGTCAAGGAGAAGGGCTTCATCTGCTGCACCAATGAA aacTGTGAAGCTGTCTATTCTAGTGTGTCTGGACTAAAAGCTCACCTTGCCAACTGCAGCCAG ggtGGTGGAGAACTGGGGAAGTACACCTGTCTGATCTGTCAGAAGGAGTTTAGCTCAGAGAGCGGTGTCAAGTACCACATCAGCAAGACACACTCACAG AACTGGTTCCGTGCAGCAGCCAGTCAAGTGGTCTCCAGTAGCAAGACTAAAGTGCCAGAGGACAATGGGATTAAAGCTGAGGTGAGGAACGGTGCCACCACTGGCAAGAAAAGGGGCCGCAAGCCCAAAGACCGCCCCCCTGTGGTTGCCCCTCtccaaacaaaaactgaagCACCTACCACTCCTCAAAACTCAACCCCTGCTGTGACCCCTTTCTCTGGCCCAACACAGTCTCCCACCCAGATCCCCGACCCTACGGACAGTGCTCATTCAGGCCAAAACAGACAGCCCAAGGCCGCCAGAAGAAACAAACCCAAGAGGCTGTCATTGTCAGAGTAG
- the znf512b gene encoding zinc finger protein 512B isoform X1, whose product MESPSGPRLGKLSSSGLPRGRTSKHGHPHEPVRTTAGPENNNKHSPVCDEPAEGKRKGRPKAEVQELRSIPAHMIVQWKEEFKRRSRVKCPCSGCWLEFPSIYGVKYHYQRCQGATVTEKLSHGCPYCEAAFATKVRLQKHKLWNHPDRVSMEPKDEQAKLQKTPVKSNTKKRPMENSPPSPVFFKVKKTHEVSTPSQNGELAHQKSERKQHNHSQPSQQIHQSLPVQPQSQQSQSQSTSSDAGGSESEGGSLPPSFPDEDPERMRHRRKQKTPKKFTGEQPSISGTFGLKGMTKVEEKLKAGRAKRSEGSGFTEEPQRRPSSSQTSKKDPATTSSGAVPDTQWQRAISERGEVVCPTCSIVTRKTIHGLKKHMEICQKLQDALKCQQCHKQFRSKAGLNYHTMAEHSTKPSGSEGQTGDEHEERERLRRVLKQMGRIKCPSEGCSAHFSSLMGYQYHQKRCGREFSDDEKPVFLCQHCGKTYRSKAGRDYHVRTEHSPSITTTMTATTTTNNNNKDNITDTNNNTGKERVVSEESPSGGKREQSQPEKKDWQEKAPSSQPMEKEREAREKDREKEKDRERVKEKAVQNEVEVDFERTPSGRVRRRSAQVAVFHLQEIAEDELAKDWGTKRRIKDDLVPDSKRLNYTRPGLPNFSPELLETWKNQVKEKGFICCTNENCEAVYSSVSGLKAHLANCSQGGGELGKYTCLICQKEFSSESGVKYHISKTHSQNWFRAAASQVVSSSKTKVPEDNGIKAEVRNGATTGKKRGRKPKDRPPVVAPLQTKTEAPTTPQNSTPAVTPFSGPTQSPTQIPDPTDSAHSGQNRQPKAARRNKPKRLSLSE is encoded by the exons GTCCTGTGTGTGATGAGCCAGCAGAGGGGAAGAGGAAAGGTCGTCCTAAAGCAGAGGTGCAGGAACTGAGAAGCATCCCT GCCCATATGATAGTACAATGGAAGGAAGAGTTTAAGCGCCGCTCCAGGGTTAAGTGTCCGTGTTCAGGCTGCTGGTTAGAGTTTCCCAGCATCTATGGCGTCAAGTACCACTATCAACGCTGCCAGGGG GCCACTGTAACCGAGAAGCTGAGTCATGGCTGTCCCTACTGTGAGGCAGCATTTGCCACAAAGGTGCGTCTGCAGAAGCACAAGCTCTGGAACCACCCAGACAGAGTTAGTATGGAGCCCAAGGACGAGCAAGCTAAGCTTCAAAAGACCCCTGTCAAGTCCAACACCAAGAAAAG GCCCATGGAGAACAGTCCCCCCTCTCCGGTGTTCTTCAAAGTGAAAAAGACCCACGAGGTGTCGACGCCCTCTCAGAACGGAGAGCTGGCCCACCAAAAGAGTGAGAGGAAACAGCACAACCACAGCCAGCCTTCACAGCAGATTCACCAATCCCTGCCAGTCCAGCCTCAGTCCCAGCAGTCGCAGTCACAAAGCACGTCGTCTGACGCAGGGGGCAGTGAAAGCGAGGGGGGCAGCCTTCCACCTTCTTTCCCTGACGAAGACCCGGAGCGAATGAGACACA GACGGAAGCAGAAAACGCCCAAGAAATTCACTGGAGAGCAGCCTTCTATCTCTGGAACATTTGGATTGAAAG gtatGACTAAGGTGGAGGAGAAGCTGAAGGCAGGCCGTGCCAAGAGATCGGAGGGGAGTGGGTTCACTGAGGAGCCTCAGAGAAGACCTTCTTCAAGTCAGACCTCCAAGAAAGACCCAGCCACGACCAGCTCTG GTGCTGTTCCTGACACCCAATGGCAGCGAGCAATCTCAGAGCGAGGTGAAGTGGTGTGTCCCACCTGCTCCATCGTCACCAGGAAAACAATCCATGGCCTAAAGAAACACATGGAGATTTGCCAGAAG CTCCAGGATGCCCTGAAGTGCCAGCAGTGCCACAAACAGTTCAGGTCCAAGGCTGGCCTCAACTACCACACCATGGCTGAACACAGCACCAAG CCCTCGGGGAGTGAAGGCCAGACGGGGGACGAgcatgaggagagagagaggctgcgCAGAGTGCTTAAACAGATGGGACGAATCAAGTGTCCTAGTGAG GGCTGTTCAGCCCATTTCTCCAGTCTGATGGGCTACCAGTACCACCAGAAGCGTTGTGGAAGAGAGTTCTCTGATGATGAGAAGCCTGTGTTTCTCTGCCAGCACTGTGGGAAAACCTACCGCTCCAAGGCTGGCAGAGACTACCATGTACGCACTGAACACTCCCCGAGCATCACCACCACCATGacagccaccaccaccaccaacaacaacaacaaggacaATATCACtgacaccaacaacaacactggCAAAGAGAGG GTGGTCTCAGAGGAGTCTCCATCAGGTGGCAAAAGGGAGCAAAGCCAGCCTGAGAAGAAGGACTGGCAAGAGAAAGCACCATCCAGCCAGCCTatggagaaggaaagagaagcCAGGGAGAAGGacagggaaaaagaaaaggacaggGAGCGAGTCAAAGAAAAAGCAGTACAAAACGAGGTGGAGGTGGACTTTGAACGGACCCCCAGCGGTAGAGTGAGGCGCCGGTCAGCTCAGGTGGCAGTGTTCCACCTGCAGGAGATAGCGGAGGATGAGCTGGCCAAAGACTGGGGAACCAAACGCCGCATCAAGGATGACTTGGTGCCTGACAGCAAGAGG TTAAACTACACTCGTCCTGGCCTCCCCAACTTCAGCCCAGAGTTACTAGAAACCTGGAAGAACCAGGTCAAGGAGAAGGGCTTCATCTGCTGCACCAATGAA aacTGTGAAGCTGTCTATTCTAGTGTGTCTGGACTAAAAGCTCACCTTGCCAACTGCAGCCAG ggtGGTGGAGAACTGGGGAAGTACACCTGTCTGATCTGTCAGAAGGAGTTTAGCTCAGAGAGCGGTGTCAAGTACCACATCAGCAAGACACACTCACAG AACTGGTTCCGTGCAGCAGCCAGTCAAGTGGTCTCCAGTAGCAAGACTAAAGTGCCAGAGGACAATGGGATTAAAGCTGAGGTGAGGAACGGTGCCACCACTGGCAAGAAAAGGGGCCGCAAGCCCAAAGACCGCCCCCCTGTGGTTGCCCCTCtccaaacaaaaactgaagCACCTACCACTCCTCAAAACTCAACCCCTGCTGTGACCCCTTTCTCTGGCCCAACACAGTCTCCCACCCAGATCCCCGACCCTACGGACAGTGCTCATTCAGGCCAAAACAGACAGCCCAAGGCCGCCAGAAGAAACAAACCCAAGAGGCTGTCATTGTCAGAGTAG
- the znf512b gene encoding zinc finger protein 512B isoform X2, whose translation MESPSGPRLGKLSSSGLPRGRTSKHGHPHEPVRTTAGPENNNKHSPVCDEPAEGKRKGRPKAEVQELRSIPAHMIVQWKEEFKRRSRVKCPCSGCWLEFPSIYGVKYHYQRCQGATVTEKLSHGCPYCEAAFATKVRLQKHKLWNHPDRVSMEPKDEQAKLQKTPVKSNTKKRPMENSPPSPVFFKVKKTHEVSTPSQNGELAHQKSERKQHNHSQPSQQIHQSLPVQPQSQQSQSQSTSSDAGGSESEGGSLPPSFPDEDPERMRHRRKQKTPKKFTGEQPSISGTFGLKGMTKVEEKLKAGRAKRSEGSGFTEEPQRRPSSSQTSKKDPATTSSGAVPDTQWQRAISERGEVVCPTCSIVTRKTIHGLKKHMEICQKLQDALKCQQCHKQFRSKAGLNYHTMAEHSTKPSGSEGQTGDEHEERERLRRVLKQMGRIKCPSEHCGKTYRSKAGRDYHVRTEHSPSITTTMTATTTTNNNNKDNITDTNNNTGKERVVSEESPSGGKREQSQPEKKDWQEKAPSSQPMEKEREAREKDREKEKDRERVKEKAVQNEVEVDFERTPSGRVRRRSAQVAVFHLQEIAEDELAKDWGTKRRIKDDLVPDSKRLNYTRPGLPNFSPELLETWKNQVKEKGFICCTNENCEAVYSSVSGLKAHLANCSQGGGELGKYTCLICQKEFSSESGVKYHISKTHSQNWFRAAASQVVSSSKTKVPEDNGIKAEVRNGATTGKKRGRKPKDRPPVVAPLQTKTEAPTTPQNSTPAVTPFSGPTQSPTQIPDPTDSAHSGQNRQPKAARRNKPKRLSLSE comes from the exons GTCCTGTGTGTGATGAGCCAGCAGAGGGGAAGAGGAAAGGTCGTCCTAAAGCAGAGGTGCAGGAACTGAGAAGCATCCCT GCCCATATGATAGTACAATGGAAGGAAGAGTTTAAGCGCCGCTCCAGGGTTAAGTGTCCGTGTTCAGGCTGCTGGTTAGAGTTTCCCAGCATCTATGGCGTCAAGTACCACTATCAACGCTGCCAGGGG GCCACTGTAACCGAGAAGCTGAGTCATGGCTGTCCCTACTGTGAGGCAGCATTTGCCACAAAGGTGCGTCTGCAGAAGCACAAGCTCTGGAACCACCCAGACAGAGTTAGTATGGAGCCCAAGGACGAGCAAGCTAAGCTTCAAAAGACCCCTGTCAAGTCCAACACCAAGAAAAG GCCCATGGAGAACAGTCCCCCCTCTCCGGTGTTCTTCAAAGTGAAAAAGACCCACGAGGTGTCGACGCCCTCTCAGAACGGAGAGCTGGCCCACCAAAAGAGTGAGAGGAAACAGCACAACCACAGCCAGCCTTCACAGCAGATTCACCAATCCCTGCCAGTCCAGCCTCAGTCCCAGCAGTCGCAGTCACAAAGCACGTCGTCTGACGCAGGGGGCAGTGAAAGCGAGGGGGGCAGCCTTCCACCTTCTTTCCCTGACGAAGACCCGGAGCGAATGAGACACA GACGGAAGCAGAAAACGCCCAAGAAATTCACTGGAGAGCAGCCTTCTATCTCTGGAACATTTGGATTGAAAG gtatGACTAAGGTGGAGGAGAAGCTGAAGGCAGGCCGTGCCAAGAGATCGGAGGGGAGTGGGTTCACTGAGGAGCCTCAGAGAAGACCTTCTTCAAGTCAGACCTCCAAGAAAGACCCAGCCACGACCAGCTCTG GTGCTGTTCCTGACACCCAATGGCAGCGAGCAATCTCAGAGCGAGGTGAAGTGGTGTGTCCCACCTGCTCCATCGTCACCAGGAAAACAATCCATGGCCTAAAGAAACACATGGAGATTTGCCAGAAG CTCCAGGATGCCCTGAAGTGCCAGCAGTGCCACAAACAGTTCAGGTCCAAGGCTGGCCTCAACTACCACACCATGGCTGAACACAGCACCAAG CCCTCGGGGAGTGAAGGCCAGACGGGGGACGAgcatgaggagagagagaggctgcgCAGAGTGCTTAAACAGATGGGACGAATCAAGTGTCCTAGTGAG CACTGTGGGAAAACCTACCGCTCCAAGGCTGGCAGAGACTACCATGTACGCACTGAACACTCCCCGAGCATCACCACCACCATGacagccaccaccaccaccaacaacaacaacaaggacaATATCACtgacaccaacaacaacactggCAAAGAGAGG GTGGTCTCAGAGGAGTCTCCATCAGGTGGCAAAAGGGAGCAAAGCCAGCCTGAGAAGAAGGACTGGCAAGAGAAAGCACCATCCAGCCAGCCTatggagaaggaaagagaagcCAGGGAGAAGGacagggaaaaagaaaaggacaggGAGCGAGTCAAAGAAAAAGCAGTACAAAACGAGGTGGAGGTGGACTTTGAACGGACCCCCAGCGGTAGAGTGAGGCGCCGGTCAGCTCAGGTGGCAGTGTTCCACCTGCAGGAGATAGCGGAGGATGAGCTGGCCAAAGACTGGGGAACCAAACGCCGCATCAAGGATGACTTGGTGCCTGACAGCAAGAGG TTAAACTACACTCGTCCTGGCCTCCCCAACTTCAGCCCAGAGTTACTAGAAACCTGGAAGAACCAGGTCAAGGAGAAGGGCTTCATCTGCTGCACCAATGAA aacTGTGAAGCTGTCTATTCTAGTGTGTCTGGACTAAAAGCTCACCTTGCCAACTGCAGCCAG ggtGGTGGAGAACTGGGGAAGTACACCTGTCTGATCTGTCAGAAGGAGTTTAGCTCAGAGAGCGGTGTCAAGTACCACATCAGCAAGACACACTCACAG AACTGGTTCCGTGCAGCAGCCAGTCAAGTGGTCTCCAGTAGCAAGACTAAAGTGCCAGAGGACAATGGGATTAAAGCTGAGGTGAGGAACGGTGCCACCACTGGCAAGAAAAGGGGCCGCAAGCCCAAAGACCGCCCCCCTGTGGTTGCCCCTCtccaaacaaaaactgaagCACCTACCACTCCTCAAAACTCAACCCCTGCTGTGACCCCTTTCTCTGGCCCAACACAGTCTCCCACCCAGATCCCCGACCCTACGGACAGTGCTCATTCAGGCCAAAACAGACAGCCCAAGGCCGCCAGAAGAAACAAACCCAAGAGGCTGTCATTGTCAGAGTAG